In Methanofollis fontis, the following proteins share a genomic window:
- the ahaH gene encoding ATP synthase archaeal subunit H — MKSEVLKSIKQAEEEYKSMVSTATAEKKQKIADARVEAERIIEKATADAEAYKQQRLADAASEAAKKRADILKEGEQRAATLRSNSLANLDRAVDLLVRRFKEQLHVSA; from the coding sequence ATGAAGAGTGAGGTTTTAAAGAGCATCAAGCAGGCAGAAGAGGAGTATAAATCCATGGTCAGCACCGCAACTGCCGAAAAAAAGCAGAAAATTGCGGATGCAAGGGTGGAAGCCGAACGGATCATCGAGAAGGCAACCGCCGATGCAGAGGCCTATAAACAGCAGCGACTGGCAGATGCCGCATCCGAGGCTGCGAAAAAGCGTGCCGACATCTTGAAAGAAGGCGAGCAGCGGGCGGCAACCCTGAGATCGAACAGCCTTGCAAATCTTGACAGGGCAGTCGACCTGCTCGTCAGGCGTTTCAAGGAGCAGCTGCATGTTTCAGCCTGA
- a CDS encoding V-type ATP synthase subunit I: MFQPERMSRILIAGSKDQMDTIIRELYHQNAFHIEDFVEKEDEAYEGFRIGMPLAGASEASSELIKIRSMESMFGISPDTVSPSGKRSAPELKADVDRKLSALVKDVEEITAKRSKLEAQVKALETRATALGPFANVPLDMDLYHGYEGIAVFAGYVESDVEIPVPHEKHYMPGGKGRQNFIVVFVPAPDAEDAERALLEARFQSVPVPQGNGPVRDLIYDVNGQIGQLNEEIERANRSLEEKKNEYGELLVAYDEYFTTVVERAEAPLRFATTEDAFVAEGWLPSDQVEKVIGALTHVTGGKVYVTELEIGEDATDVPVEYNNPDFSRPTELFMDIYSRPRYDEFDPTLLVSIVFPIFFGMILGDVGYGLVLLVLSFGLRRFLSGDAGNQLLDTLRNASLMSIVFGVLYSELFGMKLPWEPIFYTRHLNIGGHAVHHPMVAELLIVSVWIGLLHITLGRLLHVRNISRAMHKSHHATKEIFAQLGWLSTMWGIVIVIWSMFPIPLMLDLTGFPPVAMGLNVAGAVGAVLLVLGIVLIGRESPLELVEIPTIISHVLSYTRLVAVGLSSVAIAMVTNFIALDLIIAPQLASPSIVGVVIVLMGIVVLVIGHVMNTALGILGGGLHSIRLHYVEFFTKFYNGGGKKYNPFGMKRKFTED, translated from the coding sequence ATGTTTCAGCCTGAGCGGATGAGCCGTATCCTGATCGCAGGGTCTAAGGACCAGATGGATACGATCATTCGCGAGCTGTATCACCAGAACGCATTCCACATCGAAGATTTTGTCGAGAAGGAAGACGAGGCCTACGAAGGCTTCAGGATCGGGATGCCGCTTGCAGGTGCGAGTGAGGCGTCCTCAGAGCTGATCAAGATCCGTTCGATGGAGTCGATGTTCGGGATTTCGCCCGACACAGTCTCTCCGTCAGGAAAGAGATCGGCTCCTGAGCTGAAGGCCGATGTCGACCGGAAACTTTCCGCTCTCGTTAAAGACGTCGAGGAAATCACTGCAAAACGGTCAAAACTCGAGGCACAGGTGAAGGCACTCGAGACCCGGGCAACCGCCCTCGGTCCCTTTGCCAACGTCCCCCTTGATATGGACCTTTATCACGGCTATGAAGGAATCGCCGTTTTTGCAGGCTATGTCGAGAGCGACGTCGAAATCCCGGTCCCCCATGAGAAGCACTATATGCCGGGGGGCAAGGGCAGACAGAATTTCATTGTGGTCTTTGTACCTGCACCCGATGCAGAGGACGCCGAGCGCGCCCTGCTCGAAGCACGGTTCCAGTCGGTCCCCGTCCCTCAGGGGAACGGTCCTGTCAGGGATCTGATCTATGACGTCAACGGCCAGATTGGCCAGCTTAACGAAGAGATCGAGAGGGCCAACAGGAGCCTTGAAGAAAAGAAGAACGAATACGGCGAACTCCTGGTTGCCTACGACGAGTACTTCACGACCGTCGTGGAGCGGGCTGAGGCCCCACTCCGGTTTGCAACCACAGAGGACGCATTTGTGGCAGAAGGCTGGCTTCCGTCCGACCAGGTGGAGAAGGTCATCGGTGCCCTCACCCATGTGACGGGGGGCAAGGTCTATGTCACCGAACTGGAGATCGGAGAGGATGCAACGGACGTTCCGGTTGAATATAACAACCCGGACTTCTCGCGCCCGACCGAACTCTTTATGGACATCTACTCGCGCCCGCGCTACGATGAATTCGACCCGACGCTGCTCGTCTCGATCGTTTTCCCGATCTTTTTCGGTATGATCCTCGGCGATGTCGGTTACGGTCTCGTTCTGCTTGTGCTGTCATTTGGTTTGAGACGTTTCCTGTCTGGAGATGCCGGGAACCAGCTCCTTGACACCCTGCGGAACGCATCGCTGATGAGCATCGTCTTTGGCGTGTTATATTCCGAGTTATTCGGGATGAAACTCCCGTGGGAACCGATCTTCTACACCAGACACCTGAACATCGGCGGACATGCGGTCCACCACCCGATGGTGGCCGAACTCCTGATTGTCTCGGTCTGGATCGGTCTGTTGCACATCACGCTGGGGCGCCTGCTCCATGTGAGAAACATCAGCCGAGCAATGCACAAGAGTCACCACGCCACCAAGGAGATCTTCGCCCAGCTTGGCTGGCTCTCCACGATGTGGGGTATCGTCATCGTTATCTGGTCTATGTTCCCCATCCCCCTAATGCTGGACCTTACCGGGTTCCCGCCGGTGGCGATGGGTCTGAACGTGGCCGGTGCCGTCGGTGCCGTCCTTCTGGTGCTCGGCATCGTGCTGATAGGTCGGGAATCACCGCTTGAACTGGTCGAAATTCCGACAATTATCAGTCACGTGCTCTCGTACACCCGTCTTGTTGCCGTCGGTCTATCGTCGGTCGCCATTGCGATGGTTACGAACTTCATCGCTCTGGACCTGATCATCGCCCCACAGCTGGCGTCGCCCTCCATTGTCGGCGTCGTCATCGTCCTGATGGGCATTGTCGTTCTCGTGATCGGCCATGTGATGAACACGGCGCTTGGCATCCTGGGTGGCGGCCTGCACTCGATCAGGTTACACTATGTTGAGTTCTTCACCAAGTTCTACAATGGTGGAGGAAAGAAGTACAATCCATTTGGTATGAAAAGGAAATTTACAGAGGATTAA
- a CDS encoding RAD55 family ATPase — MEDTPDRRIPTGIASLDPVLDGGVPPGSVILLLGDIGAGNTDFVRSSAIFAAKKKRESETEQEGEILYITITRIRDDILDEAAKSVSADLYTAMETGVRFEDLSELYFDASVVPVEWYSTTDILSRMQNSARREDLLGEFAALLSRTTPASIIYVDSLTDLAAQANTPEEWRELTALLRGIQRVSKVWGSVVYLPLTRGVLPPNRELEIQDITDAVVLFRWEETQGMRRQRTMYFQKFRGVMPNLEERDLVKFAVKITSGGGFEVSNIRVVI; from the coding sequence ATGGAGGACACACCAGACAGAAGAATACCGACCGGCATCGCCTCCCTTGACCCGGTGCTGGACGGCGGCGTCCCCCCGGGATCGGTGATTCTTCTACTCGGCGATATCGGGGCCGGAAACACCGATTTCGTCCGGAGTTCAGCAATATTCGCGGCAAAAAAGAAGAGAGAGAGCGAAACAGAGCAGGAAGGTGAGATCCTCTATATCACCATCACCAGGATCCGGGACGACATCCTGGATGAGGCGGCAAAATCGGTGAGCGCCGATCTCTACACCGCCATGGAGACCGGCGTGCGGTTCGAGGACCTCTCCGAACTCTACTTCGATGCAAGCGTGGTCCCGGTGGAATGGTATTCGACCACCGACATTCTGTCCAGGATGCAGAACAGCGCCCGCAGGGAGGACCTCCTGGGAGAGTTCGCTGCCCTCCTCTCCAGAACGACGCCGGCAAGCATCATATATGTCGATTCTCTCACCGATCTGGCAGCTCAGGCCAACACACCGGAGGAATGGCGGGAACTCACCGCCCTGCTCCGCGGCATCCAGCGCGTCTCCAAGGTCTGGGGCTCGGTGGTCTACCTCCCCCTCACCCGCGGTGTCCTCCCTCCGAACCGTGAACTCGAGATCCAGGACATTACCGATGCCGTGGTGCTCTTCCGGTGGGAGGAAACACAGGGGATGCGCCGTCAGCGGACGATGTACTTCCAGAAGTTCAGGGGAGTGATGCCCAACCTTGAAGAGCGCGATCTCGTGAAGTTTGCCGTGAAG
- a CDS encoding alpha/beta hydrolase translates to MIATPGEEDLLLIQGSSSFLLVGIVQERFALPVNASDNVYFEPVRPGDLVCVSAPEGGSVRAAAMLLLLVRDHHYPVFALPKDHPGSAWTPMVLSTAPALTLSCEIRRGTHPDQHLICSSAEFSGVMLRGGGDGVICDGLPAECTISYICIDRALTGE, encoded by the coding sequence ATGATCGCAACGCCCGGTGAAGAGGACCTCCTTCTCATCCAGGGCTCTTCCTCTTTTCTTCTTGTCGGAATTGTGCAGGAACGCTTTGCCCTGCCCGTCAATGCCTCGGACAACGTCTATTTTGAACCGGTCAGGCCCGGCGATCTCGTCTGCGTTTCGGCGCCGGAGGGGGGTTCGGTGCGGGCGGCGGCGATGCTCCTCCTGCTCGTCCGGGATCATCATTATCCGGTGTTTGCCCTGCCAAAGGACCATCCCGGTTCGGCATGGACACCGATGGTCCTGTCCACGGCCCCGGCGCTCACCCTCTCCTGCGAGATACGGCGGGGCACCCACCCTGACCAGCACCTCATCTGTTCATCCGCAGAATTTTCGGGCGTCATGCTCCGCGGTGGCGGAGATGGCGTGATCTGTGATGGGCTTCCTGCGGAGTGCACAATCTCCTATATATGTATTGACCGGGCGCTCACCGGAGAATAA
- a CDS encoding ATPase, translated as MTLEMVQASQFGLKAVGAGLAVGLTGIGSGIAEMGIGAAAVGATAENKDMFGLALLFTVIPETIVIFGLVVALLALF; from the coding sequence ATGACTCTTGAAATGGTTCAGGCATCGCAGTTCGGACTTAAGGCAGTTGGCGCAGGTCTGGCTGTCGGGCTTACCGGCATAGGCAGTGGTATTGCCGAGATGGGTATCGGCGCCGCCGCAGTGGGTGCGACCGCAGAGAACAAGGACATGTTCGGTCTTGCACTGCTCTTCACCGTTATTCCAGAAACAATCGTCATCTTCGGTCTTGTGGTCGCTCTGCTGGCGCTCTTCTAA
- a CDS encoding V-type ATP synthase subunit F, with product MEIAVIGSGDFVIGFRLAGIQKTIAVEGEDNLREAVHKVLEDTSVGILVLSSSDMNTLPLRLRTRLEESVRPTVIAVGEEEGGLSMRERIKRSVGVDLWK from the coding sequence GTGGAGATTGCAGTTATCGGAAGCGGCGATTTCGTCATCGGGTTTCGCCTTGCCGGTATCCAGAAGACGATTGCCGTTGAGGGCGAGGACAACCTCAGAGAGGCTGTCCACAAGGTCCTTGAGGACACCTCGGTCGGCATTCTGGTGCTCAGCAGCAGCGATATGAACACGCTCCCCCTTCGGCTGCGGACCCGGCTCGAGGAGTCCGTTCGGCCGACGGTGATCGCGGTTGGCGAGGAGGAGGGAGGACTCTCCATGCGGGAGAGAATTAAGAGATCGGTCGGTGTTGATCTGTGGAAGTAA
- a CDS encoding type II/IV secretion system ATPase subunit, giving the protein MNLPFPGKKTEQHRVFEEYNPETEPSLVDAEIPDDFDLIDEYWVEQGRSLVRILRDRRTGQNEYHLIEPALSAFEYELLERMYEDLRDTLILSDDEMKQQRRSVLLDRMDAQIREYGIVLDTMARRKVEYYILRNFLGWSRLHGLMKDTNIEDISCDGSDIPIFLYHRYHKNIRTNIRFSEEELNSLGISLAQRSGKHVSIGTPVVDATLPDGSRLQLTFGKEVSTRGTSFTIRKFRAEPFTPVELLDLGTFSSEELAYFWMAIENNKSLLFIGGTASGKTTSLNAVSLFIPPLAKVVSIEDTREITLFHENWVASVTRDTVAGETSTSISMFDLLKAAMRQRPEFILVGEVRGEEAQTLFQAMNTGHTTFSTMHAGSVDAAIHRLENEPLNVPRNMVQALDIVSIQALTYRGTERVRRCQEIVEIVGVDPGTGNLQVNTVFSYDPVSDEMRYSGRSLVYGRIMELRGWTAAQLADEIQERIRILEAMKAQGITDYRDVSRIFHAYAINRDSVMDALESLSGLFL; this is encoded by the coding sequence ATGAACCTGCCTTTTCCCGGGAAGAAAACAGAGCAACACAGGGTTTTCGAGGAGTATAATCCCGAAACCGAGCCCTCTCTCGTCGATGCCGAGATTCCTGATGATTTTGATCTGATCGATGAGTACTGGGTGGAACAGGGGCGTTCACTGGTGCGTATTCTCCGTGACCGGCGGACCGGTCAGAACGAATATCACCTGATCGAACCCGCCCTCTCGGCCTTTGAGTACGAACTCCTGGAACGGATGTACGAGGACCTCAGGGATACCCTGATCCTCTCAGATGACGAGATGAAGCAGCAGAGGCGATCGGTCCTGCTCGACCGGATGGACGCACAGATCCGGGAATACGGCATCGTGCTCGATACCATGGCCCGCCGAAAGGTCGAATACTACATCCTCCGCAACTTCCTCGGCTGGTCCCGTCTGCATGGGCTGATGAAAGACACCAATATCGAGGATATCTCCTGTGATGGGAGTGATATCCCCATTTTTCTGTATCACCGGTATCACAAAAATATCCGGACGAACATCCGCTTTTCAGAGGAGGAGCTGAACTCCCTCGGCATCTCCCTCGCCCAGCGCTCGGGAAAACATGTCTCGATCGGGACGCCGGTCGTGGATGCCACTCTCCCGGACGGTTCGCGCCTGCAGCTGACCTTCGGCAAGGAGGTCTCGACACGCGGCACCTCTTTTACCATCCGGAAGTTCCGCGCCGAACCCTTCACGCCTGTGGAGCTGCTGGACCTGGGCACCTTTTCTTCAGAGGAACTCGCCTATTTCTGGATGGCGATCGAGAACAACAAGAGCCTCCTCTTCATCGGGGGGACGGCAAGCGGAAAGACCACCTCGCTCAATGCCGTCTCGCTCTTCATCCCGCCCCTGGCCAAGGTCGTCTCCATCGAGGACACCAGAGAGATTACCCTCTTCCATGAGAACTGGGTGGCCTCGGTGACCCGTGATACGGTTGCCGGCGAGACGAGCACCTCGATATCGATGTTCGACCTCCTGAAGGCGGCGATGCGTCAGCGGCCCGAGTTCATCCTTGTGGGTGAGGTGAGGGGAGAGGAGGCCCAGACCCTGTTCCAGGCAATGAATACGGGCCATACCACCTTTTCGACGATGCACGCCGGCAGTGTCGATGCCGCTATTCACCGTCTTGAGAACGAACCCCTGAATGTGCCGAGAAACATGGTGCAGGCCCTCGATATCGTCAGCATTCAGGCCCTCACCTACCGCGGCACCGAACGGGTCCGCCGCTGCCAGGAGATTGTCGAGATCGTCGGGGTCGACCCCGGCACCGGCAACCTTCAGGTCAACACCGTCTTCAGCTATGACCCGGTCAGCGACGAGATGCGATATTCGGGACGCTCCCTCGTCTATGGACGGATCATGGAGTTGCGGGGATGGACGGCGGCACAGCTTGCCGACGAGATCCAGGAACGGATACGGATCCTTGAGGCGATGAAGGCGCAGGGGATCACCGATTACCGGGATGTATCGCGGATCTTCCATGCCTATGCAATCAACCGCGACTCCGTGATGGACGCCCTTGAGAGTCTCTCAGGACTGTTTCTATGA
- a CDS encoding V-type ATP synthase subunit C — translation MADVGGPAPYIYVSTRMRVRKAKLIPREEYLRMLNMSLPEITRIIGETEYKKEIDELASSFTGINLIEVAISWNLAKEYQEILKITPAGLMRFVQIYLRHWDIQNVLTILRGKVQGMKPEKIKEVLIPAGELDKNILDRLLVEDSPERIVESLKDRSIGAVLAAGINESLETGSFANLENELYKQLYARMIAEAKEGIKGGYEFLGYIQMAIDLKNLITLFRFRAQKAGEDIRDQLIPGGKAFTVDELQRMSALESLDEFIDAARKKTRDPELNALFEELGQKRPVHEVEVLVTKYQLKQMERLSKLHVFSVFPIITYLELKKYEVANLRALARGKEYGLPNERIQGYLVM, via the coding sequence ATGGCTGACGTAGGGGGCCCGGCCCCATACATTTACGTCTCCACGCGCATGCGTGTGCGCAAAGCAAAGTTGATCCCGCGGGAGGAATACCTGCGGATGCTCAACATGAGCCTGCCTGAGATCACCCGCATCATCGGCGAGACCGAATACAAAAAGGAGATCGACGAACTCGCCTCCTCGTTCACCGGGATCAACCTCATCGAGGTCGCCATTTCCTGGAACCTTGCAAAGGAGTATCAGGAGATCCTGAAGATCACCCCTGCTGGGCTGATGCGCTTTGTGCAGATTTATCTGCGTCACTGGGACATCCAGAACGTCCTCACCATCCTCCGCGGGAAGGTGCAGGGCATGAAGCCCGAAAAGATCAAGGAAGTGCTCATCCCGGCGGGCGAACTCGATAAAAACATTCTTGACCGTCTCTTGGTCGAGGATTCCCCTGAGCGTATCGTCGAATCGCTCAAGGACCGGTCGATCGGGGCAGTGCTTGCCGCAGGGATCAATGAGTCTCTGGAAACCGGTTCGTTCGCAAACCTTGAGAACGAGCTCTACAAGCAGCTCTATGCCAGGATGATCGCCGAAGCCAAGGAAGGGATCAAGGGAGGCTACGAATTCCTTGGTTACATCCAGATGGCGATAGACCTGAAGAACCTCATCACCCTCTTCCGCTTCCGTGCACAGAAGGCCGGCGAGGATATCAGGGACCAGCTCATTCCGGGTGGCAAGGCCTTCACGGTCGACGAACTCCAGCGGATGAGTGCACTCGAGAGTCTCGACGAGTTCATCGATGCTGCCAGGAAGAAGACGCGTGACCCCGAATTGAACGCCCTCTTTGAGGAGCTCGGTCAGAAACGCCCGGTTCATGAGGTCGAGGTGCTGGTGACAAAGTACCAGTTGAAGCAGATGGAAAGGCTTTCCAAACTCCATGTCTTCTCGGTCTTCCCGATCATCACCTACCTCGAGCTGAAGAAGTACGAGGTGGCAAACCTCCGCGCCCTTGCACGGGGCAAGGAGTACGGCCTGCCGAATGAACGCATTCAGGGATACCTGGTGATGTAG
- a CDS encoding V-type ATP synthase subunit E family protein, whose translation MGLEAVVGDIKEKGRKEVAAIQAETQAGVKRILEEAQEQAAEIKQKANEEAERDVQRIVNQEVSAANLAVRREMLNAEKDTLSRVHDDTLAAIAGLPAEIHAQALRTLLPEAAAAIKGGVVYCNARDIPTVKEILAENKDLTEFSIGAPIDIDGGAVVESADGRMKIDQSYRTFLETVWESGLKDASDILFP comes from the coding sequence ATGGGACTGGAAGCTGTCGTTGGAGATATCAAGGAGAAGGGGCGAAAAGAGGTCGCCGCAATCCAGGCAGAAACCCAGGCCGGAGTGAAGCGCATCCTCGAAGAGGCGCAGGAGCAAGCAGCGGAGATCAAGCAGAAGGCCAATGAGGAAGCGGAACGGGACGTCCAGAGGATTGTCAACCAGGAAGTCTCTGCCGCCAACCTTGCGGTCAGGCGCGAGATGCTCAATGCCGAGAAGGACACACTGTCCAGAGTGCATGACGACACCCTCGCCGCAATTGCCGGTCTCCCCGCCGAAATCCATGCACAGGCTCTTCGCACCCTCCTTCCGGAGGCGGCTGCAGCCATAAAAGGCGGCGTCGTGTACTGCAACGCCCGTGATATCCCCACCGTAAAGGAGATCCTTGCAGAGAACAAGGATCTGACAGAATTCTCGATCGGTGCCCCCATCGATATCGATGGCGGCGCCGTTGTCGAGAGTGCCGACGGCAGGATGAAGATCGACCAGAGTTACCGTACGTTCCTGGAGACGGTATGGGAGTCAGGGCTCAAAGATGCGTCTGATATCCTGTTTCCCTGA
- a CDS encoding type II secretion system F family protein has protein sequence MIERGKKGAYRRFVEWIVGRDPIQYSNLRQDLISARLGMTAEAYVARAVLISVLFALFFGVLGYLISGLIRIEPGSIHIVNLLPVTIPVPEGGTPLWYAVRLLSFMIPALLAGLISYALTLKYPAIEKGNRATKINLSIHNAVSYIYAMRRGGAEVIEIFRSLSDNAGIYGESALEFRQVVRDADYFGYDVISAIKHLSETTPSAKLKEFLEDLLSIIESGGNMSEFLANRVRLFQDEARFEQKQFISTLEFVGEAYVTVFVAGPLFLVIVMVVMGLLGTGAVFQLSVLAYALIPIGSMIMILFIDLISIKEEGAERYTRTKVLETFQEVPLLRREGEDALFKQLAHYDRIRGTRAFIRNPLRAFIIDARRTFFITVPVALLYLLMVSLNVPYYTSVETTIATVDDHVIIAALIILIPYAVFFEVWRRKVRNMEEVIPEFLSRMAGINQVGLTIAQAIGILVKTNLGVLSYEIKRVSRDISWGANVQDALIRFEHRVRTPTVSRSVTLITTATRMSGNISEILTIAAKDADMSQILRQERNSAMALYLVVIYLAYFVFIFVVVVITSQFLPVLQEVGTTSGDISGSFGDIGATSLLSFTRLLYHTCVIQGLLSGFVAGKMGEGSVRAGAKHAAILLIVALVAFNTLI, from the coding sequence ATGATCGAGCGCGGGAAGAAAGGGGCATACAGGCGTTTTGTGGAGTGGATCGTCGGCCGCGATCCCATCCAGTACAGCAACCTCCGTCAGGACCTCATCTCGGCGCGCCTTGGCATGACGGCCGAGGCCTATGTGGCCAGGGCCGTTCTGATATCGGTTTTATTTGCCCTTTTCTTCGGCGTCCTGGGGTACCTCATCTCGGGATTGATCCGGATCGAACCCGGCAGCATCCATATCGTCAACCTGCTCCCGGTGACGATTCCCGTTCCCGAAGGGGGCACTCCCCTCTGGTACGCCGTCCGCCTTCTCTCCTTTATGATTCCGGCGCTGCTCGCCGGTCTCATCTCCTACGCCCTGACCCTGAAGTATCCGGCGATCGAGAAGGGCAACCGGGCGACGAAGATCAACCTCTCCATCCACAATGCCGTCTCCTACATCTATGCGATGCGACGGGGTGGGGCGGAGGTCATCGAGATCTTCCGGTCACTCTCAGACAATGCCGGGATATATGGGGAATCGGCCCTTGAATTCCGGCAGGTGGTGCGGGACGCCGATTATTTCGGCTACGATGTGATCTCTGCCATCAAACACCTTTCCGAGACCACGCCCTCGGCAAAGCTGAAGGAGTTCCTTGAAGACCTGCTTTCGATCATCGAGAGCGGTGGGAACATGTCCGAGTTTCTGGCAAACCGCGTCAGACTCTTCCAGGACGAGGCGAGGTTTGAACAGAAACAGTTCATCAGCACGCTGGAGTTTGTCGGTGAGGCCTATGTGACGGTTTTTGTCGCCGGACCGCTCTTTCTGGTCATCGTGATGGTGGTGATGGGCCTCCTGGGCACCGGGGCGGTATTCCAGCTCTCGGTGCTCGCCTATGCCCTGATCCCGATCGGATCGATGATCATGATCCTGTTCATCGACCTCATCTCGATCAAGGAGGAGGGTGCCGAGCGCTATACCCGCACAAAGGTGCTCGAGACCTTCCAGGAGGTGCCGCTCCTCCGGCGGGAGGGTGAGGACGCCCTCTTCAAGCAGCTCGCCCACTATGACCGGATCCGGGGGACGCGGGCCTTTATCAGGAACCCCCTCCGGGCATTCATCATCGACGCACGCCGCACCTTCTTCATCACGGTGCCGGTGGCCCTGCTCTACCTGCTGATGGTCTCCCTGAACGTGCCCTATTACACATCGGTGGAGACGACGATCGCCACCGTGGACGACCATGTGATCATCGCCGCCCTCATCATCCTCATCCCATACGCCGTCTTTTTTGAGGTCTGGCGGCGGAAGGTCCGCAACATGGAGGAGGTGATCCCGGAGTTTCTCTCCAGGATGGCCGGAATCAACCAGGTCGGCCTCACCATCGCCCAGGCGATCGGTATCCTGGTCAAGACGAACCTGGGTGTGCTCTCCTATGAGATCAAGCGCGTCAGCCGGGACATCAGCTGGGGTGCCAATGTGCAGGACGCCCTGATCCGGTTTGAGCACCGCGTGCGCACGCCGACCGTCTCCCGTTCGGTCACCCTGATCACCACCGCCACCCGGATGAGCGGCAACATCTCCGAGATCCTGACGATCGCCGCAAAAGATGCCGATATGTCACAAATACTGCGGCAGGAACGGAATTCGGCGATGGCGCTCTATCTGGTGGTGATATACCTCGCCTACTTCGTGTTCATCTTTGTCGTCGTCGTCATCACCTCTCAGTTCCTGCCGGTGCTCCAGGAGGTGGGGACGACCTCGGGGGATATTTCGGGGTCGTTCGGTGATATCGGGGCGACTTCGCTGCTTAGCTTCACCCGTCTCCTCTATCACACCTGCGTGATCCAGGGCCTGCTTTCAGGATTTGTTGCCGGGAAGATGGGCGAGGGGTCGGTCCGGGCCGGTGCGAAACACGCGGCCATCCTGCTGATCGTGGCGCTTGTGGCATTCAACACCCTGATCTGA